CTGTGGCTGCTCTCTCCACCAGTTTGAGCTTCTTCACCTCGTCTTCCACTCCCTCTACTTGACCTACTTCGTCTACAGCTCGAGAAGGACTTGCATTATGACTGGACTGGGTGCCATCTCCAGAAGCACAGCCGTCAGCCAGAGGGCTTATGGGGCTATGGACTGGCATCTTTCTTTTCCTTTGATGTTCTCCCTGGTGATGTTTATTTTCATTCTGGATATCTCCACAGTTAGAGAGTCCATTGAATTCCAATGCACCTTCTTGGTCATCCTCGATCTTCTTGATGACTTCCTCCTTTCGGACTTTCTTTGTTAGGTCCTCTATATTCGAGTCTTCTTTGGCGTTCTCATAGTCAACGCTCTCTTCTTTTTTTTCAACATGCTTTATTTCCTCCATGTTGTCTTTTTCTAGACCAATGATGGAATTGGAGTCCTTGAAGAGTGGAGTGCTTTGGTCAGGACTGGTCTCTGTGTTATGATTGGTACTGTTCTCAGGAAAGGCACCTCTGTCCTTCATAGGTATCAACTCATTGCCGGTGGCTTTTTCCAccttggagccatgctgacttgcCGTAGCCTTCTCACCTCTGGCTCTACTAGACTCAGAGAATTTTATAAACTGTTTTTCCTGGTTCTTGTAAGTCTTTGAAACTGTATTCTTTTCTACGTCATCTCTTAGCTCCTCTGAGCCTGCATTCATGGCATTCTGTTCCCGTAGATGGAAATGTTTTAGCTTCTCCACAGGTCCCCAGATAAACTTGTCTTGGTGATTATTTGACTTGTAGTTCTCCCAGGCAAAATGCACCAGCTTCCTGCGCTCGTGCTTATCCTTCACGGCGAACATGAAATAGTCCAATACGCTCCTTTTCACATTGGGTAATTTGTCTCTCAATAAGGTCTCCTCTAGAAAAAACTTGACCAGAGGAGCCTGGAAGTGAATATAGCCCATCTCCCCCAAACACTTCAGTATCCGGGTGATCCGCAGGTTGTTGTGGTTGTGACTGTAGAAAGATGAAGACTTAGATTAGAAGTTGCttgtttaccatttttttttcctataaaaaTGGGGCTTGAGAGAACATTTGACAAAAATCTGTCCCTGTTTTTCACAGCCAAACACATGCCCCACCTTtgttgggtgacaaccaatatggccaccaGAAACCCCCAATTTCTGAGTGATACAGCCTTCTCACACATTCTACAGGGGCTGCCCTCTttggacaatctctttctagGTCCTGTTAGAGAGGAGTCCCCAGATGGGAGTCCTCTCTATTAGTCACAGTATTGTTGATTCTCTGGCTTGAGGACTGCTAATGTTtctggattacatggagtcccacTGATTTCAATGTAGTGTTGTTGAGGAGAAGGTGATCACTTGCTAAGAGTCTCTCCAACCCAAAAGAGGAACAACTGGTAGTGAGTAATAATGCATCAGCTAGTCAACCCCATTATCATCTGTATGTGTGCAATTCATAAATCTAGAAAAGCTGACAACTCCAGTCACAGCCACACTTCCACAGCTTTCCCAGAAATTAAGATATAGCAGAAGGAGACTTCAGGGTCTTAAATCAAACCCCAAAGATGATGGAAGAACTGCATCACTTACTAATTCAGGTTCTTAAATCTGTCCTCCCAGTTCTCTGCCCGCGCCACTTCTCCTGTCTCCTCGTTCAACAGTTTGATACCGTAAAAGCCTAGCATAAGTTTGTATGCTTCAAGAAACCTTGCCATGACGGCTTTATCCTCCATCATCATCTAGACCAGGCAAACAAATGACAAAAACAGGTCAGATATAAAACAGTTAACAGTAAACttaaatttatatattatatatccacacacacacacactgtattcaTTGTACCTTGATCTCATGCAGGGTCAGCGGTTTGGCATAAGAGTTCATCCCAAATTCCCGTAGTGGAAACAGCCTGAAAAAGAAGATTTAATCACATCATGTCTCTTAACTCTGCCCTCCCAAAACCAGCCACTGGCCGTCCAATCAGCAGTGAGGCGTACTGCTGCCTCTTATGCAACAGATCTATcagaggggctcaggctggatgataaatctgctgcagggacagacacttttctCTAACTTTATGCCAACTACTGGTTGGCTTAGGTTGAGGCAGAATTTTACACCAAAATTGTAAATCCATTACATATAGGCCACACCTCTTCCCaccatgtcacaacccttttctgcTAAGCAATGATACTCCAAAATCTAGGTGCATATTTTTGCAACATATTTATTAGGCAATTGTGTAAGCTTTTATTAAAAAGAGGTAAATTGCCCCTTTAGCAACCATCTAACTAAGTGTTGCTAAGGAGAATCCGACATTAACCCTTTGGCATcgaggcctattttcatttttgcattttggatttttcctccccacgttccaataaccataatttttttttttactatttacaacgagtataaaaaaaaatttattaaaagaactaaatgttttttttaataaagccccccccaaaaaattagacaaatactGACAGGTGATGGGCGCAGATTGGAAAGAGGAGTGGAGATGGAGGGagaatttttaaattattttggtaACTTATATCGCTCCGGTGTGGATGATACAGAGGCCAAGATAGATGATTTCCTAGAACAGGTTAAGATCCCAGTGCTGTCGGACTCGGTCTCGGCCACTTTGAGTGCCCCCATTTCTTTGGATGAGCTACAGGCGGCTTTGCATGAGACCCGGGGCTCCTCGGTGCCCGGTGCGGACGGACTACCGTTTGGCATATATAAAAGCCATGCGGGGGTGCTCCTGCCCGGGCTGCTGCAGGTCCTGAATGAATCTAGTAAATGTGGAAAGCTGCCCCCGT
This window of the Bufo bufo chromosome 6, aBufBuf1.1, whole genome shotgun sequence genome carries:
- the LOC121004416 gene encoding opioid growth factor receptor-like, with translation MSRDGGEDGWTSQYDSTWEDEEEDGRKEERAREPRTQPRHNFPRRWRNRAARDLQCYRHGYRGELSSDQPCMGENSRTMPNLDFYQNKKCFEPNGLYIGELLSEWKEDYNTLERNHSYIQWLFPLREFGMNSYAKPLTLHEIKMMMEDKAVMARFLEAYKLMLGFYGIKLLNEETGEVARAENWEDRFKNLNYHNHNNLRITRILKCLGEMGYIHFQAPLVKFFLEETLLRDKLPNVKRSVLDYFMFAVKDKHERRKLVHFAWENYKSNNHQDKFIWGPVEKLKHFHLREQNAMNAGSEELRDDVEKNTVSKTYKNQEKQFIKFSESSRARGEKATASQHGSKVEKATGNELIPMKDRGAFPENSTNHNTETSPDQSTPLFKDSNSIIGLEKDNMEEIKHVEKKEESVDYENAKEDSNIEDLTKKVRKEEVIKKIEDDQEGALEFNGLSNCGDIQNENKHHQGEHQRKRKMPVHSPISPLADGCASGDGTQSSHNASPSRAVDEVGQVEGVEDEVKKLKLVERAATDCPNGREEKSCPHDTTPGERVIIPFCHL